TCGGATGGTAGAAAGCGTAGAAAGGGGTTTCTACGCCCAGAGACCTTTCTACACCCCCTTTCTACATCTCTTAACAGCAGTAATAGCAGTTAGTTATAGATATTTTTGTAGAAAGTGTAGAAAGGTATGGAAATATTACTCACGCATAGCCCGTTTTTTTCAGGCATGCCGTCATCCCATGATTTGAAAAAATGAACAGTAAGGGGGAGTAACCTCTGAAACCTTTCTACACTTTCTACGCTTGCCGCGTAACACCATATATAACAGTGACTTGCGCTGTAGAAAGGTGCTCTTTGGACATTCTACATTGTAGAAAGGTCTTTCTACACCGGCGGCCTTTGTAACGATTTTACCGGCCAGATGCCGGTTTCTAATCGTTTTACCAGCGGGATAACAGTTTCGCCAGAATCTGCCGTGGATATAAACAAAAAGCCCGCAGAGGTGAATCCACGGGCCTGACTGGGTGATGGTATGAAGGGCGAAAATTATTCGACTGTCTGGATGGTGTAGAGCTTGGTTCCGTATCGTTTCTGGCTGATGACAACATCGAATCCAGCCTCGCGGATGGTTTCAAGGTCGTTGGCAAAGCGCTGAGCAAACTGCCTCGATGAATCCATTTCAAAGCGCAGACCGAAATCTCTGGCCACACGTTTGAGCGCCACGAACAGCTCCCGGGACAACACCTCCTTGAGACAGCCGTCTTCTTCGAGCTGCACCTGATAGCGGGCAACAAACTCCTGAATGTGATCCACCCGGCGATCGTTGTAGATATCTTTCCGGTCGGCCTCCACGGCGGTGCGCCACGCTTTGAACAATGTCGAGAGCGCCGTTGCGGTGTGATTGGAATCCCGGGCGGTTTCACGACTGGTCTGGTTGATGGTCTGGATCTGCTGCTTGAAAGCCGGTGCCAGCGTCGACATTCCCTGTTCGATCTGATCCTGAGATGATCCGGCCAGAAGCATCAGATACATCAGACTGAGATATTCGTTACAGCGTCGTTTGTCATGGTTTCCAAGGGCCTCGTGGAGCAATTTCATCGCCTGTGTCCGCATCCCGTCTTTCATCATGGCCAGCACCTCGCTGGTGCGTTTCATCAGAGCGGAAATGATCAGGTCCCGGTTGCGCTGCAGGGCGGCAATCACATCTGACTCAATGAAACAGTCGTTGCCCTGATTGCCAATATCGAAATTGATCACAAAGCTGCGGGACTGGATTTCGGACAGCTCTCCGCACAACGGCTCGATGCCGGTGGTATTGAGCAGGCATTTGGTCCGCTCGGTCACGGTTTCACTGTCTGTGCCGCTCTTGCGTTTCTCTTTGGCAATGCCGGTGATACTGGTCAGCATGAAGGTGGTCAGGTCCTCGGTCATCTGCTTGACCTCGATGTTGTCGAGGACAATAAGCGGATTCTGGGAACCATCGGTATAGTTGGCCGCATCGGTGGCTTTCTTGTGCTGGGGCTCACCGTAAAGCAGCGCCGAAATCAGCTTACTGGCCGTGGTCTTACCCGAACCGGCCGATCCTTCAAAACGGGTCATGGGCCGGGTTCCGGAAAAATCGATCAGCAGAAAACAGGTCAGCCAGGACAGAATCAGAAAGCGGTCACCCTGCGAGCAGGTCATATTGTTGATCAGGAGATCGACCAGCAGCTTGTCGGCTTCCTCCGGTGCGGCGTCTTTCAGAAACTTCAACGGCTTCATCTTGCGGGAACCGTCGAGAATGATCCCGTCGGCGTTCCCACCATTTTTCAGGATCTCGATGCCGTCGGGTGTTATCCGGGCAATCTCATGATCCTGATTGTTCAGGTTGAAATAGACCGTGAAATTGGAAATATCCGTGTGCAGCCACGAGAAATGGTCGCGCACCTGACCTCGAATCATCGCCAAACTGGGCAATACCTCGAAAAAGGTGCGGCCGCCGTTGGATGTCGGAACCATGCCAGTGTGCTTGTAGAGCATGGCTGCATACTGCCTTTTGCGTCCGCGATCGGGTGAATCCATCCAGTAAATGGAGTTGTCGAAATACATAAACGGCTCACCGGTCTGGGTGTGAAAGAACTGGGCTCCATTGGCGGTAAACCAGTCATAGCCCGCTTCGGCTGCGGCGGTATAATCCGGAGCACCGTTTTCCAGTTCCGTATCGATCAGTACTTCATCGACCCGGGCGCGACAGGAACCGGGCGGTGATCCGCTGAGACGTTTGGCTTTCTTTTTTTCCTTTTTGGCGTTGTCACGTCGGTTCTGCTGAACAGATCGCACCTGTTCCTTGAGTGTCGCCATTGGAACCGCTTTACCCAGCCGCTCCTGAACCAGTTTCAATAGACGGCTTTGCTCCAGCGGTGAATGAGCCGAAATTTCGGCCAGAACCGGCTCGAGCTGGCGGTTTCTCTCTTCCTCCGGGGCATCCTCGGGCAGACTTTGAATGCCGAACTCAACCGGCGTACAGGCCGCAGAAAGCAGCACCTCAAACTCAGCCTTACCATTGCCGGATGCAAAGAAATCGTTCACATCGATCTTGGCATTGGCCAGCAGCGTTTCAGCCTCCTGAATATCCTCGGCAGAGTGGCCTTCGAGTAATTTGGCGAGCTCCCGGGGGCCGACAGCCGCCGTCAGATTAAACCGTTCCTGCAGTTCCTGACGTGCCTGCTGCTGGGGGTCATTCAGAGGAATGGTAACCAGCTTCGTATCAATCTTGTGTTCGGCCAGCGTGCGAGCAGTCTGCAAGGCTCCCTTGAGCCCGGCCTCCGAGATTTCATTGTCCTGACAGATATAGACGGTCTTGAGCCCGCGCATCTTCGGGACCAGACGCTCCCAGTCTGCGGCCCTGATTCTTACCGTCACAGGAGAGAGCGCCGGGAAACCCTGTTGCATCAGAGCGATGCAATCGGTCACGCCTTCGGTAATGATGATGTGGTCGGGCTTACCCAGCAGGCAGTCCTCATTGAACAGCACCGCATTATTGATGAAGCGGGCGACATAAGGACGCTGATGTTCATCGTGAACCGGCAGCTTCTTGTACTTTCCCTGTTCCCAGTTTGCATCCGGTGTCCACGGAGTCTTGCGGCCGATCATGAACACCACGCGGCCACGACTCCAGTATGGAAAGATGATTCGTTTTTCAAAAAACGGATTCAATCCATCCTGACTGGTCGGGCGAAAGGCTCCTGTGGCGGAAAGCTCCCGTTTGCTAAATCCATGATCGCCGGATCGCAGGGCAGCAATGACACCGGACTCATTGTCGGCAAAACCGATCAACAGGTCGTCGATGGTCTCATCACTGATGGCATATTTTTCCTTCAGCCAGGTCAACGCCTCCTGATTATCCTTGAGCCGCTGGTGATAGTAGCGGGCCAGCTCGGTCAGGGCATCTTTGACCCGGATCTCAAAGGAACGATCATTTTCCGTCTGCTCCAAGCGTTCCTGCGTGAGGCCGTAACGTGACAACGGCGGCATCCCGGCTTTCCCTGCAAGAAAATCACGGGCCTGCCGATGGCTGTCGGGCATGGGACCGGATTGCCCGGCGGTGACCGTACCCGATTGAATAAACTCAACGAGCTGGAGGACATCACCACCCACACCGCAGCCGAAGCAATACCAGCCCTGTTTGTCGAGCATCACATGAAGTGAGCGATGGGACTGACTCTGGTGATGCGGGCAATCGCACTGGAGCCGCTGCCGGGATTCCTGTGTGATCCTTCCGGCCAGAAGATCCCTTGCCACATCACCAATATCGAGCTCGGTTATCAGGCGGTAGTATTCTCTGACATTATCTGAACCGCCCATGCTCATAATGCCCCCGCACAAGCTGACTGCTCTTCAGGGCAATTCACATTGTTCAACAGAATGGAGAGAAAGGTCTTTCGGTCATCCACCTGACATTTTTTGGCACAATTACGGATGCCCCATCGGTCGCCCAGCACAATCGCTGTCTTGCGGGCACGGGTCACGCCGGTGTACAGCAGATTACGATGATGCATAAAGGAATGAGCCTTGTGGACCACCACGACAGTGCATGGAAATTCCGATCCCTGGGTTTTGTGGATTGTCAGCGTATATGCCAGCTGGATGTCCTGAAGGTTCGGTGAGCCTTTTTCAATCTCAACCGCCACACCCTCGAAATCAATCAGAAGCGTGCCGTTGGGCAAAACATCGACCACATGGCCGATGGCACCGTTCATCACGTTCAGCTCATAGTTGTTGCGGGTCTGAATGACCTTGTCGTGTTTCAAAAATGGCGACCGACGGCCGGGCTGTGTTTCCGGAACACTCACATTCCATAGCCGCTTCTGGATAAGCCTCTGCAGGTCCTCATTGAGGGATTTGGTTCCCAGCGGCCCCTTGTGCGTTGGAGTCAACACCTGCACATCCTTGATTAGATCAAATCCAAGGGCATCGAGCCGCTTGTCAAAGAGATCCAACAGGAAATTTCGAGCAGCACCCGGGTCGGTGAACTGATCCGCCAGATACCAGTCCCGGCATCCCTGTGAACTGGCGTCGCTGGTCTTTCTGACTTCTCCTTTGAGAATAGCGGTACTGTTTTCCTTCAGGACACCGGCCTGCCTGACTACCTTATCCAGAATGACCGTGGGGATGGCATTGGAGTGGATCAGATCCCGAAGGATATTTCCCGGACCGACCGGCGGTAGCTGGTTGTGGTCTCCCACCATGACAATGGCCGTTCTGGCAAAGTCGACCGCATTGAAAAGGTGCCACGCCAACGGAACATCCACCATGGAAAATTCATCGATGATCAGAACGTCGGCATCGATTGGATTATTGCTATCTTTAGAAAAGGACTTGCCGTCATAGCCAAGCAGGCGATGGATGGTGGTTCCGGTGCGACCGCTCACTTCCTCGAGTCTCTTGGCCGCTTTGCCTGTCGGTGCGGACAGCACCACCTCCAGATCGCACTCTTCACATACCCCATTGATGACCGAAACCGTATAACTCTTACCCGATCCGGCTCCACCGGAGATCAGGCTGATGGAGTGCTGCAAAGCGGAGTGAACCGCTTCGAGCTGCTTTTCGTTGAGCGTTTCCGCCTGACGAAGAATCAGCTTCTGTAGATTGCGGGTCGATTTGAAATGAGGGTTCGAGGCATCCGCCTTGGTGAAAATGGCGGCGATGTCCTGTTCCATTTTCAGGATATCGGAAAGCGCCACCAGAAAACGTCCCGCGTGTGATTCACAGGAAAGCAGTCTTTCACTGATCAGATTGTCCAGCGATGCTTCGATACGGATGCGGCTGTCCAGATTATCCATCACCAGCAGCAGGTTGGCCTGATCAACAAGGTCCTCGTATTCGACCCAGCAGTTTCCCTGATCCAGCGCCTCGTGCATGCAGTACTGAATACCGGCACGGATTCTTGGCGTGTGGTCTTTGGGCGTACCCAGTTTGCGGGCAATCTTGTCGACTTTTTTGAAGCCGAATCCACGCAGTTCCCGGATGAGGATGTAAGGGTCGGCCTTGAGGATATCCAAACAGTTCCCGCCCAGCTTATCGACCAGCGTGGTTACCTGATGATGGGTCAACCCAAAGGCGGAGAGCCATGCAAGGACGGCATTGACGCTGCGGTTTTTGCACCATTCATCCTTCAGGCGATTGGCGGCATCGAGGGAAATTCTGGCTTTTGATGCGATGAGCTCCGGGGATTCAATCAGAGTCTCCTCGAATGAATCGCCGAACTCTTCGACAATAAGGCGGGCTTTGGCAGGGCCAATCCCTTTGATATCCGGGTGATTGGCCAGATAGTGAATCAATCCTTCCGGGTTCAGATCAAGATCGTGCTCCATGGCATCGACCTTGAACTGACGACCATATTTCGGATGGGTGGCCCACGTCCCCAAAAGGACCACGGGCTGGTTTTCACGGGCAAACAGGTTTACGGCAAACTGAATTTCATCTCCTGTGGAGGTGAGTAAACGGCCTGCAGAAAATTTTGGCCCGGCATAATAAACTCTCTCTATTCTTCCCCGGAGTTTTGCCGGGGAGTTTGTTTTTCTTGGCATTGAGCGAACCTCCGGTGAAAGCGCATTAAAAACTCTTCAACAAACCGGCAGGCTGCCTGACGGTCTGAACAGAAATAAACGGGCACACCGAAGTCGATGATGATGGAGGCAATGGTTCCTATGAGGGCGTTTGGATGGGCGTCGCTCTGGTAACAGGCACCGAGAACATCCCGGTAATTGGCCTCAACGACGACACAGGCTGCGTCATAATGCCGGAGTTTTTCGAGCTCCTTGTGAAAACGCTTGCGGCCTCGGATGACCGTGGAAACAAAATCCGCCATGGACTTCCTTTCCACCGCCACCCGGGTCTCGAATCCCTCGATGGAGTAATCTCCCGCCGGGAGGGCTTTACGGATTGATGCGACTGATTCCGAATCAAATCCGTAAGGCTCCTGTTCCCGGGTATCAACGACAACGGTAACCATGCCCATCCTCAAAACGGAATCATGTCGTCTACATCGTGACCGGCCGACGGTGCTGCGGCATCTTCATCCGAAAGCACAATCCGGCGGTTGAAGTAGATGTTCTCGAATTCGTTTTTCGTGCGCTTGGTCACCTCGAGCCCGACATCCAGAAGGGTTTCCAGTTTGCCCGGGAGATCGGAGAGCTTGTCCATCTGCAGGCCGCAGGTATAGAGATCCTGCTTGAGCCATTTCACATTGTCCTTGCTGGCAATGACGTTGTTACGCCACAGCAGACGGCCTTTGTGCGTGGGACCCAGAATCTTCAGCGCCCACTTGAGCATGGGATTGCCGGAAGTTTCCGAGCGGGTCAGTTCCACGCGATCGACCTTGACCTGATATTTCCCGTCGGGAACAGCTTCAAAGTCCTTTTCTTCAACATCCGCAGAAACGAAATCATCGTCGAACTGCGCGAGGTCCATGGTGTCATCGTTATTCCAACTCATTGTCATTACTCCTTATTTTGAGGTTTAGCCGTTGTAGCTGGCTCCGACTTAGTCCGGGCGGCACTCACCGCTGAACCGGCAGCCGTTTGATTGAAAGCTTTCAGGAAGGTCGGGAAATCCAGAGGGATCATCTCCGGAAGACGGCCGGTTCGATCTCCGGCGTCGTAATTGGGGCTGGGCTTGGTGCGCATGACACGCTGATACATGGGCTTGCCGTCGTCACCGGTTTTCATGTCCAGATCACAGAACAGAATCAGGTCCACCAGACCGGTGACCAGCTTGCGGGCCTTGTCCGGCAGGGTCGGCACAATGCGTGTGTGTTTCCCGGTACGCGTTTCGATGTCACGCTCGTG
The window above is part of the Desulfatibacillum aliphaticivorans DSM 15576 genome. Proteins encoded here:
- a CDS encoding CHC2 zinc finger domain-containing protein, with amino-acid sequence MSMGGSDNVREYYRLITELDIGDVARDLLAGRITQESRQRLQCDCPHHQSQSHRSLHVMLDKQGWYCFGCGVGGDVLQLVEFIQSGTVTAGQSGPMPDSHRQARDFLAGKAGMPPLSRYGLTQERLEQTENDRSFEIRVKDALTELARYYHQRLKDNQEALTWLKEKYAISDETIDDLLIGFADNESGVIAALRSGDHGFSKRELSATGAFRPTSQDGLNPFFEKRIIFPYWSRGRVVFMIGRKTPWTPDANWEQGKYKKLPVHDEHQRPYVARFINNAVLFNEDCLLGKPDHIIITEGVTDCIALMQQGFPALSPVTVRIRAADWERLVPKMRGLKTVYICQDNEISEAGLKGALQTARTLAEHKIDTKLVTIPLNDPQQQARQELQERFNLTAAVGPRELAKLLEGHSAEDIQEAETLLANAKIDVNDFFASGNGKAEFEVLLSAACTPVEFGIQSLPEDAPEEERNRQLEPVLAEISAHSPLEQSRLLKLVQERLGKAVPMATLKEQVRSVQQNRRDNAKKEKKKAKRLSGSPPGSCRARVDEVLIDTELENGAPDYTAAAEAGYDWFTANGAQFFHTQTGEPFMYFDNSIYWMDSPDRGRKRQYAAMLYKHTGMVPTSNGGRTFFEVLPSLAMIRGQVRDHFSWLHTDISNFTVYFNLNNQDHEIARITPDGIEILKNGGNADGIILDGSRKMKPLKFLKDAAPEEADKLLVDLLINNMTCSQGDRFLILSWLTCFLLIDFSGTRPMTRFEGSAGSGKTTASKLISALLYGEPQHKKATDAANYTDGSQNPLIVLDNIEVKQMTEDLTTFMLTSITGIAKEKRKSGTDSETVTERTKCLLNTTGIEPLCGELSEIQSRSFVINFDIGNQGNDCFIESDVIAALQRNRDLIISALMKRTSEVLAMMKDGMRTQAMKLLHEALGNHDKRRCNEYLSLMYLMLLAGSSQDQIEQGMSTLAPAFKQQIQTINQTSRETARDSNHTATALSTLFKAWRTAVEADRKDIYNDRRVDHIQEFVARYQVQLEEDGCLKEVLSRELFVALKRVARDFGLRFEMDSSRQFAQRFANDLETIREAGFDVVISQKRYGTKLYTIQTVE
- the recD2 gene encoding SF1B family DNA helicase RecD2, whose translation is MPRKTNSPAKLRGRIERVYYAGPKFSAGRLLTSTGDEIQFAVNLFARENQPVVLLGTWATHPKYGRQFKVDAMEHDLDLNPEGLIHYLANHPDIKGIGPAKARLIVEEFGDSFEETLIESPELIASKARISLDAANRLKDEWCKNRSVNAVLAWLSAFGLTHHQVTTLVDKLGGNCLDILKADPYILIRELRGFGFKKVDKIARKLGTPKDHTPRIRAGIQYCMHEALDQGNCWVEYEDLVDQANLLLVMDNLDSRIRIEASLDNLISERLLSCESHAGRFLVALSDILKMEQDIAAIFTKADASNPHFKSTRNLQKLILRQAETLNEKQLEAVHSALQHSISLISGGAGSGKSYTVSVINGVCEECDLEVVLSAPTGKAAKRLEEVSGRTGTTIHRLLGYDGKSFSKDSNNPIDADVLIIDEFSMVDVPLAWHLFNAVDFARTAIVMVGDHNQLPPVGPGNILRDLIHSNAIPTVILDKVVRQAGVLKENSTAILKGEVRKTSDASSQGCRDWYLADQFTDPGAARNFLLDLFDKRLDALGFDLIKDVQVLTPTHKGPLGTKSLNEDLQRLIQKRLWNVSVPETQPGRRSPFLKHDKVIQTRNNYELNVMNGAIGHVVDVLPNGTLLIDFEGVAVEIEKGSPNLQDIQLAYTLTIHKTQGSEFPCTVVVVHKAHSFMHHRNLLYTGVTRARKTAIVLGDRWGIRNCAKKCQVDDRKTFLSILLNNVNCPEEQSACAGAL
- a CDS encoding ERCC4 domain-containing protein; translation: MVTVVVDTREQEPYGFDSESVASIRKALPAGDYSIEGFETRVAVERKSMADFVSTVIRGRKRFHKELEKLRHYDAACVVVEANYRDVLGACYQSDAHPNALIGTIASIIIDFGVPVYFCSDRQAACRFVEEFLMRFHRRFAQCQEKQTPRQNSGEE
- a CDS encoding DUF669 domain-containing protein produces the protein MSWNNDDTMDLAQFDDDFVSADVEEKDFEAVPDGKYQVKVDRVELTRSETSGNPMLKWALKILGPTHKGRLLWRNNVIASKDNVKWLKQDLYTCGLQMDKLSDLPGKLETLLDVGLEVTKRTKNEFENIYFNRRIVLSDEDAAAPSAGHDVDDMIPF